The genomic region GTCTCCAGAGTGGGTGTATCCTACCCCTACTACTGCCGGTGATGCAACAGTGATGTTGTTCCAGTCAATTGCAGGTCTCACGGTATCCCGATTAAACGCCCACACCTGTGTATTTCCATCGATGGTGAGATATACTCCATATTGATTCGGAATATACCCACTCCCAATTCCATGTGATCTGGGACCGGCAACAGCGATAACCGGTTCAGTACTGGTGATGGAGATATTTGTATTACCATTACCCTGACGTATTCTCCCCACACCAATGGCAGGTCCTCCATGTCCATCTCCACCATATGCACGAACTTTCGCCGAATCCGTAATGGTGATCGTTTGTTCATAACTACTATCTGACCATTGTCCACCTATCCCTGCACCATAGCCACCCGCATGTGCTTCAACCTCGGCGTTCCCGCGAATAGTTATGGAAGTCCACCCGGCATTATCCCCGCCTCCAATTCCGGCGCCTGCAAAGGAGATCCCATCATATCCGCCAGACGCAGTAATTTTTCCTCCGGATATATCGATGATTCCCCCTGTAACAATTTCACCTCCACCGATTCCAGCAGCGCGATCTCCCCCATATGCCGTAATGGTACCGCCGGATATGGAGATGCAAACACTATTTCCGCATCCAAAATTAGAATCAGTTGACCCGGTCCCGATTCCTGCACCACTACAAAAACTCCCACTCCCACCATGAGCAGTTAGAGTGCCATTACGAATTGAAATATTTCCACTATATTCCCAACCACTACCAACAACACCGCCACCGCCCACTCCTGCACCTCCCCCAGATGATGATGGGGGACTAGAGGGATTCCCCCCCTTAGCATGAATCGTTCCCGCGAATGTATCGGAAAGAAGGATGGATCCAAAATCCCCACCATCCGGATTGACGTGCTCTCCACCAAACCCGTTTCCGCCGATTCCTGCACCACCACCTACAGAACTGGATCCGTTACCCCCTGTGACATTCAGTGTACCGGAACCCTGAATCTCCACACTACCGCTTCTTTCCTCTGACCAGTTACCGTCATCCTCCCACCCTGCTTTCACTTCAATTGCCGCACATCCAGTCCCGCCTTGCAACGTATTTTCCCCGGTCACCATGAGAGTCACCTTTGCCCCCGCGCCATCGTCACTTGCATGAACAGATAATGCCGGAGCATTCGATGGTGTTATCGTCACCCCCGAAAGGATAAGCGTGCAGGATCCACTTTCTACCGTGATGTTGTTGGTCCTAGAACTACCGGTTACCGTAAGGACATGATCCTCGCCATTCCATGGAGTGAACGTCGAACCCTGTTTGTAACCACTCTCATTTATAAGAAGAACTCCTGTTGAAATATCAATACTTGTATCGGCTGCAGCGATTCCTGTTGTACAGATAAACAGGAGTACCAAAATTGCAAATACCCTGTACTTCCGTCTCCCGGCACAGTTTTTGCTGAGAGAGGTAATGCTATAATCACGTAAACTCATGATATGAAGTCTCCCGGATCTTCATGGTACACTGTGAAAAATTTTCAGCAGACGGGGAAAGCCATTGAATCCTAAGGTAAGAGGATATTTTCACGAAATTTTTTTACAGCAATATTGGCTGTTCCTGTGAGAATTACACAGAAAATCCGGGAGAATCTGCGATGAAAAATATTCAAAAATGATTGGAATGAATTTTTTTATGTGGGAAGTGATTTTTTCAAAACACCCAATAGCAGCACTATTGGGGGGATTCACCCATTTTCCCAACAAATCAGGGTAGGTATTATATTCTATTATGTACTAAATACTATTACCTTAGGATTCAATCACCTGCGATTTTTTTACATTGATACCCCACATAATCCAAAAATATCGCCTAACTATCAAAATGTCCAATATCCTACAACTACCCCTCGTACATATCCACATACATCTGACAGCACACAATCATCATCGAACGGCTGACCCCGCAAAACATTGGATCGCCTGACAGAAAAAAAAACGTGTCACCGCTGAAGACGGGGTTTCCCAGATATACATCAATGTACCGATCGATGCGGCGACGGCGGGGTATGAAATCTATTTTTATCAAATAATTTTGATGCTGCGGGCGTAATGATTCATATATCTCCAAAGAAAAAACGAACAACTCAGCCCAACGGAAAAACCATACGAAACCTCCCGCAGGCCACTGCGGCCACAACATCATGCCGCAGACAGAACCGTATCACACCAGCCGGACACCCCGGTACAGGAACCACCGAACGAACACACAACACCGAACACACAACACCCGCAAAAAATTCCGACCCTCCCGAAAAATGCTCGTCCACCACTCGCATACTTCCGGGATCCCGTGATATCCTGTTGTTCATATCTGTCACCGAACCTATAAGAACACCAGCCCGAGGGGAAAAAACTTCAACAGAAAAAAAAACCCGCAAAAAAATTCCTCCGCCTCCCCGCCGCAGACCATTGTTTCGTGTTTCGTGTTTTGTGTCTCGTGTCTCGTGACATCACAAGGGTCTGGGAACGTTATGGACACCACCGATCAAACCGGAGTTGCACCTAAATTCGTTTATTACCTGCGAATGATCGTCATTACTCGCATTTCAGCCCATGATTAGGAATAAAGGTACACCACCGATCAAACCGCATACTTGAAATAGCAACCCCGCCCAACAGACCGGTATGTCTGTTACAAACGGCAATACCATACGCGTCCACTATACCGGAACACTTACCGACGGCACCCAGTTTGACTCATCCGAAGGCCGCGACCCCCTTGAGTTCGTCGTCGGCAGCGGCATGGTGATCCCCGGCTTTGACAACGGAGTTCTCGGCATGGAGATCGGCGAAACCCGCACCATTGAAATCCCCGCAAAGGATGCCTACGGCGAAAAGTCTGATGACATGATCGTCGCCATCCCCCGCGGCGAGTTCGGCGAAGGATTCACCGCAGAGATCGGCGAACAGCTCTTAATCCAGCTCGGTGACGGCAACCAGATTCCGGTAACCATCACCCAGATAGACGAAAAAACAGTAACACTTGATGCAAACCACAAACTCGCAGGAAAAGATCTGATCTTTACCGTAACGTTAGTGGAAATTGCCGCAGAATAACATCAGAAATATTCTTTTTTTGCGAAACTGTCCAAAAACAGAGTAACCGGACACATTTATCACATCCCAATATGTGCCATTCCTCAATGAGAAACTTATTGGTATGCCACCCAAAACCTGATCCTCAGGAATTATGATGGACAACCCCTTTGCAAAAAAACTCGGCTTCGGCCTCATGCGCCTGCCGCTCAACAACCCCGACGACATGACTGACATCGACCGCAAAACCCTGCAGAACATGGTCGATGTCTTCATGGAACGCGGCTTCTCCTACTTCGACACCGCGTACGTCTATGGCGGAAGCGAAGAAGCAATCCGTGAAACCCTCGTTAGACGCTACCCCCGCGACAGCTTCACCCTTACCAGCAAACTCCCGATATTTGCAATCTCCACCGAAGAAGAACAGGAAAACGTATTCCAAGAACAGCTTCAGCGTGCCGGCGTTGACTACTTCGACATCTACCTCCTGCATAACGTCAATGTGGAAAACTACCAGACCGCACAAAAGCTTCACACTTTTTCGTTTTTGCAACAGCTGAAATCCGAAGGAAAGATCAAAACGCTCGGCATCTCCTACCACGACAACGCAGAACTGCTGGAGGAAGTACTGAGTGCCCACCCGGAGATTGAGATCATTCTTCTCCAGATCAACTATCTGGACTGGGACAACCCCGACATCCAGTCCGGAAAATGCTATGAAGTTGCCCGGAAACACCAGATTCCGGTCATCGTCATGGAACCGCTGAAAGGCGGAACCCTCGCCGGTGTCCCCAAAGAAGCGGAAAAACTGTTCCGGCAGTACAACCCGGACGCATCCCCCGCATCCTGGGCCATCCGCTACGCAGCAGGACTCGACGGTGTTGTAATGGTACTCTCCGGCATGTCCACCATGGATCAGATGCTGGACAACACCGCATACATGCAGAACTTCGTCCCGCTCAACGACGAAGA from Methanocorpusculum vombati harbors:
- a CDS encoding FKBP-type peptidyl-prolyl cis-trans isomerase; this encodes MSVTNGNTIRVHYTGTLTDGTQFDSSEGRDPLEFVVGSGMVIPGFDNGVLGMEIGETRTIEIPAKDAYGEKSDDMIVAIPRGEFGEGFTAEIGEQLLIQLGDGNQIPVTITQIDEKTVTLDANHKLAGKDLIFTVTLVEIAAE
- a CDS encoding aldo/keto reductase; amino-acid sequence: MMDNPFAKKLGFGLMRLPLNNPDDMTDIDRKTLQNMVDVFMERGFSYFDTAYVYGGSEEAIRETLVRRYPRDSFTLTSKLPIFAISTEEEQENVFQEQLQRAGVDYFDIYLLHNVNVENYQTAQKLHTFSFLQQLKSEGKIKTLGISYHDNAELLEEVLSAHPEIEIILLQINYLDWDNPDIQSGKCYEVARKHQIPVIVMEPLKGGTLAGVPKEAEKLFRQYNPDASPASWAIRYAAGLDGVVMVLSGMSTMDQMLDNTAYMQNFVPLNDEEHRIIKEAAAIITANIAVPCTTCGYCLDTCPENIPIPKYFSLYNNKMQTIDLFYYPQQQYYENYTKTYGKASDCIECGACEEHCPQHLKIVDLLKDVAKAFEIPAPHEQTE